A DNA window from Agarivorans sp. TSD2052 contains the following coding sequences:
- a CDS encoding SAM-dependent methyltransferase translates to MTTAKSLSSTSASTGLDWTRHLVLKTFDGLKGGAILMSQAGYESVHLGEKDHPDTVEVHILESQVFPRILKGGSIAAGETYMEGLWRCSNLHRLLQLLADNQDHLDSLDRKLHWFTSTWFKVQHFFRRNHKRQAKKNILAHYDLGNDFYQSFLDPQMQYSSALFAGQDISLAQAQSNKLKRICEQLKLESSDHLLEIGTGWGGLAIYAASHYGCKVTTTTISDKQHAYVCEQIEKQDLAHLITVLNKDYRELEGQYDKLVSIEMIEAVGERYLPGFAQLCASRLKVGGVMLLQAITIDDRRFSAYSKTVDFIQQFIFPGGFLPSPSLLNQLFTQQGLKPIQRLEMGIDYADTLQHWHHKVQQQRKSSGENFGFDEQFYRLWHFYFAYCEAGFRSHNTGTEQLTMVKG, encoded by the coding sequence CTGGTTATGAGTCGGTACACTTAGGCGAAAAAGATCACCCTGATACGGTGGAAGTTCATATTTTAGAGTCTCAAGTCTTTCCTCGTATTCTTAAAGGTGGAAGCATCGCAGCAGGTGAAACCTACATGGAAGGTCTGTGGCGCTGTTCTAATCTTCATCGTTTATTGCAGTTACTTGCCGATAACCAAGACCATTTGGATAGCCTAGATAGGAAACTACATTGGTTCACCAGCACTTGGTTTAAGGTGCAGCACTTTTTTCGACGCAATCATAAGCGTCAAGCCAAGAAGAATATCTTGGCTCATTACGATTTAGGTAATGATTTTTATCAATCGTTTTTGGATCCTCAGATGCAATATTCTTCAGCCTTATTTGCAGGCCAAGATATCAGTTTGGCGCAAGCGCAGTCCAACAAACTGAAACGTATTTGCGAGCAACTAAAGCTCGAATCCTCTGACCATTTATTAGAAATTGGTACAGGTTGGGGCGGTTTGGCAATTTATGCCGCGAGTCATTACGGATGCAAAGTTACCACCACGACGATTTCTGACAAACAGCATGCTTACGTTTGTGAGCAAATCGAAAAGCAAGATCTAGCGCACTTAATTACGGTGCTTAATAAAGATTACCGCGAGCTCGAGGGCCAATATGACAAATTGGTGTCGATTGAGATGATTGAAGCGGTGGGAGAGCGTTATTTGCCGGGATTTGCTCAGCTCTGCGCTAGTCGCCTTAAAGTCGGCGGTGTTATGCTGCTGCAAGCGATTACCATTGATGACCGTCGCTTTTCTGCTTACAGCAAAACAGTAGACTTTATTCAGCAGTTTATCTTCCCAGGCGGTTTTTTACCTTCACCAAGCTTGTTAAATCAGTTGTTTACTCAACAAGGGCTCAAGCCTATTCAGCGTTTAGAAATGGGCATAGACTACGCAGATACTTTGCAACACTGGCATCACAAGGTTCAACAACAGCGTAAAAGTAGCGGCGAAAACTTCGGTTTTGATGAACAGTTTTACCGCCTCTGGCACTTTTATTTTGCCTATTGTGAAGCCGGCTTTCGTAGTCATAATACCGGTACTGAACAGCTCACTATGGTCAAAGGCTAG
- a CDS encoding DUF2878 family protein, which translates to MQWPVLVAFKLNWLAAFFWGEQAISFMLVGIAALMFFQVRHYQWAVLLPCSILAFVGVLLDLLLVQLGVLSFTSTNLPLFMMLLWCSFALFLPTLASLPKPIMPIFVAVMGPVSYYLASLAEVFSLQPGVWLGLLILLPLWSVFAYLAQTLLEKRYA; encoded by the coding sequence ATGCAATGGCCGGTATTGGTTGCCTTTAAGCTCAATTGGCTAGCTGCCTTTTTTTGGGGCGAGCAAGCAATAAGCTTTATGCTCGTTGGGATTGCAGCGCTGATGTTCTTCCAGGTGCGTCACTACCAATGGGCGGTGTTATTACCTTGTTCTATTTTGGCTTTTGTTGGTGTGCTTTTAGACCTGCTACTGGTTCAGCTAGGAGTACTCAGTTTTACATCGACAAACCTGCCACTATTTATGATGTTATTGTGGTGTAGCTTTGCATTATTTTTGCCTACCTTAGCTTCGTTACCTAAACCGATCATGCCCATTTTTGTTGCAGTAATGGGGCCGGTTTCTTACTACTTAGCCAGCCTTGCAGAGGTCTTTTCACTACAGCCGGGTGTATGGCTGGGTTTGCTTATTTTGCTGCCGCTTTGGAGCGTATTTGCTTATCTTGCTCAAACCTTATTGGAGAAACGCTATGCTTAA
- a CDS encoding chalcone isomerase family protein, translating into MLKALVFASLVGVSPVESVDSLQLVGDAKLQVLFWPVYTVSLHSPDGRYQQDRYPMVLTIDYLRDIKRNKLIEATQDEWQRLGVCDEAPCQQWLSKLSSIWTDLQKGDQLQLVAESAHQGRFYLNGEHVGSLDEQLFSQHFLDIWLSENSRYPKQRRSLTGAN; encoded by the coding sequence ATGCTTAAAGCTTTAGTTTTTGCCAGTCTTGTAGGTGTTTCTCCCGTTGAATCGGTCGACAGTTTGCAATTGGTCGGTGATGCCAAATTGCAGGTGCTATTTTGGCCTGTTTATACTGTCAGTTTACATAGCCCTGATGGGCGTTATCAACAAGACCGCTACCCGATGGTGTTGACCATTGATTACCTGCGGGACATTAAGCGTAACAAGCTTATTGAAGCTACTCAGGACGAATGGCAACGTTTGGGGGTGTGTGATGAAGCGCCTTGTCAGCAGTGGTTAAGCAAGCTGTCTAGTATCTGGACTGATTTGCAAAAGGGTGACCAATTGCAATTGGTGGCTGAATCGGCTCACCAAGGGCGATTTTACTTAAATGGTGAGCATGTTGGTTCGCTAGATGAGCAGCTATTTAGTCAACATTTCTTAGATATTTGGTTGTCAGAAAACAGTCGTTATCCGAAGCAACGGCGCTCATTAACCGGAGCAAACTAA
- a CDS encoding DsbA family oxidoreductase, translating to MSAGISLRIDIVSDVVCPWCIVGYLRLQQALSQLDDSIRPHIQWHPFELNPKMPAEGQDLREHIQQKYGSTVEQSEAAREQLKNIGQELGFSFNFSQDSRIYNTFEAHQLLHWAQPYGKQTELKLALFDAYFSQGKDPSQRNNLLDSVEQVGLERELAARVLTDEIYVAEVRNSQQNWQNQGIQAVPAFIFNNRFLLSGAQPVETLLQVIDECLQKS from the coding sequence ATGTCTGCTGGTATATCTCTTCGTATCGATATTGTTTCTGACGTGGTTTGTCCTTGGTGTATCGTCGGTTACTTGCGTCTGCAACAGGCATTAAGCCAACTTGATGACAGTATTCGTCCACATATTCAATGGCACCCGTTTGAACTAAACCCTAAAATGCCAGCCGAAGGTCAAGACCTGCGTGAACATATTCAACAAAAATATGGCAGTACGGTTGAGCAAAGCGAAGCCGCCCGCGAGCAACTGAAAAACATTGGCCAAGAGTTAGGGTTTAGCTTTAACTTCAGTCAAGACTCAAGAATCTACAACACCTTTGAAGCTCACCAATTACTGCATTGGGCTCAGCCTTATGGCAAACAAACTGAGCTAAAACTGGCTTTATTCGACGCTTACTTTAGCCAAGGAAAAGATCCTTCACAACGTAACAACCTGCTCGATAGCGTTGAACAAGTTGGATTAGAACGCGAGTTAGCAGCCCGAGTATTAACTGATGAGATTTATGTAGCAGAGGTACGTAATAGCCAACAAAACTGGCAAAACCAAGGTATACAGGCCGTGCCCGCTTTTATCTTTAATAACCGCTTTTTATTGTCGGGCGCCCAGCCTGTTGAAACCTTATTACAAGTGATAGATGAGTGCTTACAAAAAAGTTAG